In a single window of the Osmerus eperlanus chromosome 4, fOsmEpe2.1, whole genome shotgun sequence genome:
- the taf11 gene encoding transcription initiation factor TFIID subunit 11, protein MADPARIKSGNISEQAASISEELSKSEDTEDVAHATDSDLNDASGQSESKHENKQESVTGEEDEEGTSGQPSSKKMKIEPEKKKEKRHKVDEDEIQKMQVLVSSFSEEQLNRYEMYRRSAFPKAAIKRLIQSITGSSVSQNVVIAMSGISKVFAGEIVEEALDVCEKWGDTPPLQPKHMREAVRRLRSREQIPNTKHKHILFH, encoded by the exons ATGGCAGACCCTGCACGGATCAAGAGTGGAAACATATCTGAACAGGCAGCATCGATCTCCGAGGAACTTTCTAAAAGCGAGGACACAGAAGATGTGGCCCACGCCACAGATTCAGATTTAAATGATGCTTCTGGTCAATCAGAGTCTAAACACGAAAACAAACAA GAGTCTGTGACTGGCGAAGAAGACGAAGAGGGTACTTCCGGCCAGCCTTCCTCCAAAAAGATGAAAATCGagccagagaagaagaaagagaagcgtCACAAGGTTGATGAAGATGAAATTCAGAAGATGCA GGTATTGGTGTCCTCTTTTTCTGAGGAGCAGCTGAATCGTTATGAGATGTACAGACGTTCTGCCTTCCCCAAAGCTGCTATCAAGAGG TTGATCCAGTCCATAACAGGATCATCAGTTTCCCAGAATGTGGTCATCGCCATGTCGGGCATATCCAAAGTCTTTGCCGGGGAAATAGTGGAAGAGG CACTGGATGTCTGTGAAAAGTGGGGTGACACGCCCCCTCTTCAGCCCAAGCACATGAGGGAAGCTGTGAGGAGGCTGAGAAGCAGAGAGCAGATCCCCAACACCAAACACAAGCACATTCTCTTCCACTGA